Part of the Candidatus Nomurabacteria bacterium genome is shown below.
TTTTCTTTGTTTTCTTTGTACCAAGTCATGTGTATATAGTATAGATGAATATGCTTATGTATTCATCCTACTTTCGTTGTAACCCCATATAGCAACTTTTTTCTACTAACAGAAAAATTTGTGCGCTTTATACAAATCTACAGCTATATAAGAGGTTCTTATAATGCAATTCGTCTCAGCAACTGTGCGTTAACGGCAACTATGATAGTAGATAATGACATAAGTATTGCCCCTATAGCTGGTGATAAAACAAACCCCGCAGAATATGTAATACCTGCAGCCAGCGGTATGGCAATTGCGTTGTATCCTGTTGCCCAAACAAGATTTTGTACCATTTTTTTATATGCAGCTTTAGACAGTACTATAATCTTGTTGACTCCTCGCGGATCACTACTTACAAGTACTATGCCAGCTGATTCAATAGCTACGTCTGTGCCTGCACCTATGGCAATACCAACATCTGCCTGAGTTAATGCTGGGGCATCATTTACACCATCACCTACCATTATTACTTTACTGCCATCTACCTGTAATTTTTGAACAACACCTGCCTTATACTCGGGTAGTACTTCTGCATAATATTCATTAATACCAAGTTCTTTTGATACCCATTTCGCAACACCATTAGCATCACCAGTAAGTAGCGCTACGCGTTTACCATTTTTCTGCAGCAAGCTTACAGCATTGCTAGATTCTGGACGTATCACATCAGCGAGCAATACTGCACCTATCACTACCCCATCTTCTAGTATGTATACGGCCGTCATACCGTCGGCATCAGCTTTATGTATACGTGCTTGCAACTCGTCGCTGACTTTTACATGAAGCTCTTTGATTAATTGCGGGCCACCAACGTGTACGTGCCTACCATTAATTGATGCTTTTGCACCACGGCCAGAAAGCGCAGTAAAGTTTTTAGCGTCGGTAATTTTAATTTTTTGATGTTTGGCATAGCTTACAATCGCACGAGCAATTGGATGCTCAGACTCTTGCTCAACAGCAGCTGCTAAAACTAGTACATCGTTGCTCTTCCTGCTGTCGGAAATAATATCAACGACACCTTGCTCACCTTTAGTAAGTGTTCCTGTTTTATCAAACAGTACGACGTCAATATTCCTAGCCGATTCAAAGGCTATATGCTCCCGTATGAGCAAGCCATTCTTTGCTGCAAGGGTTGTAGATATAGCTGTGACTAACGGAATAGCTAATCCAAGTGCATGCGGACATGCAATAACAAGCACTGTAACGACTCGTTCTAAAATAAATGAAGCAGACTTATCACTAAATAATGCCCAACTAATCGCTGTTACTAATGCTGCTCCCAAAGCAATAAACGTCAAATAAAAGGCGGCTCTATCTGCAACTATCTGTGTTTTTGATTTGCTCTTTTGGGCATCAGCTACAAGTTTCATGATTCCAGCCAATGCAGTATCATCGCCTACTTTAGTAACTTTTATTGTTAGTGCTCCAGTCCCATTTATGGCACCACCAATAACTAGTGATTTCACATTCTTGTTTACTGCTGTAGATTCACCAGTAAGCATAGCTTCATTAACGCTAGATTCACCCTTCACAACTATGCCATCTGCTGGAATTATTGCGCCAGGGCGTACTAATACAACGTCCCCAACCTTTAAACTGGCAACCGACACTACTTTTGTACCATCTTTTGCAACGAGTTCAGCTTCGTCTGGTAGTAGTTTGGCAAGTTCATGCAATGCGCCTTGTGCGTTCTGGACCGAAGCCATTTCTAGCCAATGTCCAAGTAACATAATTGTAATAAGCGTTGATACCTCCCACCAAAATTCCATACCATCAACAATGTGCAAACTTACTGCAATGCTATACCCAAAAGCCACAAGTATCGCCATTGATATAAGTGTCATCATACCAGGCTGTTTCGCTGCTAATTCGGCCTTTGCGCTCTTGAGAAATACGAGTCCACCGTACAAAAAGATGAACGTGCCTAAAGCTGTTGGAATCCACTGACTGCCCGGGAACGATGGTGCTGTAAAGCTAAGGATTTCTTGTATTGTTTGTGAATATGCGAGTACGGGAATCGTTAGAATAAAGCTAAGCCAAAACTTTTTCTTGAACATATCCGGATCATGACCAGCATGTTGGTCATGATTATGGTGTTCGTGGCTCGTGTGATTAGTGTGTTCCACTATGTGCTCCTAACGTTGCTAAGACTGCATAAGTTTAATCGTTCTTTGTATACGCTCACCAGTTAATTATCTATTATTTTAGTCATATGGTGACTACTTTTGAAATTAATAGTGGTGCTTTAATGCCCAAATGCATATTTAAGTAAAATAACCGCTAAACCAATTAGTGACGCAATAAGTGCTCTTCGGGCACTCACCAATCTTGAATCTCCAGCGTAAATAGATGCAATATAGCCAAACACGCCTAGCCCGATAAGACTCATAACAAATGTAATTATAAATGCCAGTTCAGTAGAATATAGTCCGAGTGAGCTTAAAATAAATATAAATGCAGGGTACAGTGACACCACAAATATGGCAGATGCATCATATACTATATTTTTCTTATCACTTTTACTTAAGGCTCTTTTTCTTTTAATTTTTTCACCTAAGTATTCGGAATACACTTCAGCCAAAACAATCACAATGGCAGCAAACAATACTTTTAAAGCAATATTTAAGGGCTCTGCATCATGCTTTCCAGAGCCAATGACAACAGCTGTGACAAGTATTATTCCGTATACAGCTTTACTGCTACGAGACCCTATTAGGCTTTTAGATAATCGCATAAATTAATAATAACATCTGTTTAAATCCGAATATTAATAGTTAGTGCTGCAATCGTAGTTCTGGCTTGCTCGATTCTGATCTAAACCCCACGGCCAGATGTGAGCCAATTGTTTTACCGCCTGATTTTTAGGCTCGCTTTATACCAACTTAAGCATGTTATTTCTCATAAATAACGTCAGGTTTTACGCACCCGTTGAAATATATCTTTTAATCGTAGATACTCTTGCCACGAATATGGTATCTGAATTGAAG
Proteins encoded:
- a CDS encoding heavy metal translocating P-type ATPase: MEHTNHTSHEHHNHDQHAGHDPDMFKKKFWLSFILTIPVLAYSQTIQEILSFTAPSFPGSQWIPTALGTFIFLYGGLVFLKSAKAELAAKQPGMMTLISMAILVAFGYSIAVSLHIVDGMEFWWEVSTLITIMLLGHWLEMASVQNAQGALHELAKLLPDEAELVAKDGTKVVSVASLKVGDVVLVRPGAIIPADGIVVKGESSVNEAMLTGESTAVNKNVKSLVIGGAINGTGALTIKVTKVGDDTALAGIMKLVADAQKSKSKTQIVADRAAFYLTFIALGAALVTAISWALFSDKSASFILERVVTVLVIACPHALGLAIPLVTAISTTLAAKNGLLIREHIAFESARNIDVVLFDKTGTLTKGEQGVVDIISDSRKSNDVLVLAAAVEQESEHPIARAIVSYAKHQKIKITDAKNFTALSGRGAKASINGRHVHVGGPQLIKELHVKVSDELQARIHKADADGMTAVYILEDGVVIGAVLLADVIRPESSNAVSLLQKNGKRVALLTGDANGVAKWVSKELGINEYYAEVLPEYKAGVVQKLQVDGSKVIMVGDGVNDAPALTQADVGIAIGAGTDVAIESAGIVLVSSDPRGVNKIIVLSKAAYKKMVQNLVWATGYNAIAIPLAAGITYSAGFVLSPAIGAILMSLSTIIVAVNAQLLRRIAL